In one Melospiza melodia melodia isolate bMelMel2 chromosome 5, bMelMel2.pri, whole genome shotgun sequence genomic region, the following are encoded:
- the LAMTOR3 gene encoding ragulator complex protein LAMTOR3 has translation MADDLKRFLYKKLPSVEGLHAIVVSDRDGVPVIKVANDNAPEHALRPGFLSTFALATDQGSKLGLSKNKSIICYYNTYQVVQFNRLPLVVSFIASSNANTGLIVSLEKELTPLFEELRQVVEVS, from the exons ATGGCCGAC GACCTGAAGCGGTTCCTGTACAAGAAGCTGCCGAG TGTTGAAGGTCTTCATGCTATTGTAGTCTCAGATAGAGATGGTGTGCCTGTTATCAAAG TTGCCAATGATAATGCTCCAGAACATGCACTGCGACCTGGCTTTTTGTCCACCTTTGCCCTTGCCACAGATCAGGGCAGTAAGTTAGGACTCTCCAAAAACAAAAGTATCATCTGCTATTACAATACCTACCAG GTGGTGCAGTTCAATCGCTTGCCTTTGGTAGTGAGTTTCATTGCAAGCAGCAATGCCAATACAG GGCTGATTGTAAGTTTGGAGAAGGAGCTCACACCCCTGTTTGAAGAACTGAGGCAGGTTGTTGAAGTTTCTTAA